The Grus americana isolate bGruAme1 chromosome 29, bGruAme1.mat, whole genome shotgun sequence genome contains the following window.
GCCCCGGTGAGGGGCTCCAGGGTCTCCCCTGCCTCAACGCCCTGGTGAGGGGCCCCCGGGTGCTCCCTCCCCGCGCCCACCTTGCCCAGGGCGCTGAGCTCCACGGCGACCTCCCTGAAGAAGAAGTAGACGTAGGGGCCGTAGGGCAGCGCCTGGACGAAGtggggttctgggggggggtcggggggggccGTCAGCCCCCGCTGCCTCCTGacccgccccccccagccccacgctcaccccctgccctgcccccccatcgccctgtgtcccccccccccagccgtaCCCCCACCCTCTCCCCGTACCCCCCGAACTGTGGGGTACCCTGCAGCCAGCGGGAGCTGTACTTGAGGGTGCGCaggggggggcggccggggctgAGGCTGCGGTAGATCACCGCGTCGCTCGCCTGGAAGTCGGCCACCGTGGCGGAGTACAGGCTGCCGtctgcgggggggggacacacaccccaGCGTCAGCCCTGTCCCCACGCGGGGACCCTGTCGTGTGTGTCCGTCGTCCCCCCCGCATCGTCCAGCACCCACCGATGAAGAGGGCGACGATGCTCTGCTTGGCATCGAAGGGGCACCGGGCCTGGCCGCTCACCTCCTCGCCCGCCGGCGCCAGGCTGctcacctgggggggggggtgtgaggtGCTGAGACCCCCCCCCGTGCTCATCACACACACAgccctgccccctccctgctgcccccagcaccGGTGGGGAGACGCTGAGGACCCCCACGCTCGTCACACCTCTGGGCActgccccctgcacccccccatgTGGGCTGAGGACCCCCGCGCTCGTCACACCCACCACCATTCCGCCCCCCggcaggggctgagcccccccccccccccatcacacctccccatgcccccccacTCGTGACAGCCCCCCCCACCTGGTAGGTGCGGCAGAGGGGACTGAAGGCGTTGGTGCCGCAGGCCAGGAGGGTGCCGGCGTCGCGGGGCACCAGCACCCTGATGTAGTTGTGGCACTCATCCTGCGcatggggggacacaggggggcCCAGTGTcaccccctccccctgcccagagcCCCCCGTTTGTCCCCAGCCCTTCAGTCCCCCGTACCCTGCACCCCCCACGTACACCCGTACCCCCATAACCTGCACCCCTGTGCCCCAATACCACggacccccacacccccatAACCTgtgcccccacacccccatACCCTGTACCCCCGTACCCCCATAACCTGTGCCCCCGTACCCCCACACCCCCATACCCTGTACCCCCATGCCCCCGTACCCCCATACCCTGTACCCCCACACCCCATACCCCATACGCTGTACCCCCACACCCCTGACCCTGTACCCCCATACCCCCAGATGCTGTACCCCCAGACCCCAAACCCCCAGACCCCCCGACCCCGTACCCCCACACCCCGTACCCCCAGACCCCACACCTCAAACCCCGTACCCCCTGTACCCCTGCACCCCGTACCCCCAGACCCCACACCCCGTACCCCCCGACCCCGTACCCCCGCACCCCGTACCCCCAGACCCCGCACCCCGTACCTGCAGCCGGCCCCTCATGGCGCAGTTCTCCCTGTCCCGCGTCTCCCAGGTGAGGTGCTGCTGGGCGAGACGGGGGGTGGGCACggggcccccccaccccccagggccccccagggccccccacccccctccggcccccccgggccccccacccccccggcccccttACCCGCTCGGGGTACAGCGTCCCCCGGTCCCGCCCCAGGTCGAAGGCGTAGATGTGGTCCCTGGAGGGGGGGAGGGCATGAGCGTGCGAGGGGCACAGGGACGTGCAAGGGCCACAGGGATGTGCGAGGGGCCACGGAGCCACACGCCACGCACAACCGCAAGGGACCACGGGGACGCGTATGGGGCCACGGGAGGGAACAGGGGGCACAAGCGTGCAGGAGCACACGCCGGCGGGCACAAGCGTGCACAAGCACGGATAATTGTGCTCGAGCACGCAGAAGTGGGCGCAAGCGCGTGCAAGTGTGCCCAAGCGTGAACAAGCACTCACAAGTTTGCACAAGCGTGCACAAGCTTGCAGAAGCAAACAAGCCTCTGGATGCACGTGCAAGTGTGAACAAATAATGCACAAGCTTGCACAAGCGCAGACAGGCACGTACAAAGCATGCACAAGTGCACGCAAGCATGGACAAGCTTGCATAATCATGCACAAGCACGCAAAGGGGGGATGAGCTTGCACAAGCACAGAGAAGCATGCACAAGCACGCACAAGTGCGCACAAGCACGCAGAAGCGTGCACAAGCGCACACGAGCTTGCACGAGCAAAAGCCTGCGCAGGCTTCCCCAAGCAGAAATAAGCGCCCACAAGCACACGAGCGTGCACAAGCACAGCCGGGCACGTAGAAGCAGCTCGCACAAGCGTGCACGAGCGTGCACAAGCGTGCCCGAGCTCACCGGGCGGCGACGAAGAGGGTGCCGTTGAGGCGCAGCATGCGCTGGAAGTCGAGGCCGAGCTGCGCCGTGACGTTGTCCCCACGAAGGCCGGTGAAGCGGGGGTAGGCGGCGGTGGCTGCGGGGACGGGGGACACGCGGTGACACCCCGCCGGCCCCCCGAGCCGCGGTCACCCCGActctgccccccccgccccccagctcacctgccagccccacggtGCTGCGCGCCACCAGGTCCCGCGGGAAGGACTGCGCCGCCCCCCCCGGGACGAGGACGAGGAGGACGAAGGGCAGCGGGACCCCCGGCATCGTCGCGGGCACCCGGAGGGGACGCGGGGCTGAGGgtgacacccccaccccccaccccctcccggGGCTGCGAGGGGCCGATCTCAgcgggggaaactgaggcacgggggggggctggggacagcggggacGAGCCCCGAGCGCAGGGACggtgccccagtgctcccagtgccccctcccagtgctcccagtgcccccagtgccccctcccaatgccccagtgctcccagcgccccctcccagtgctcccagtgccccctcccagtgctctcAGTGTTCCCAgtgccccctcccagtgctcccagtgctcccagtgcccctgtcccagtgctcccagtgccccggGAACTGCTGCCAGCCGTGCCGGGACACCACGCGCAGCACAAGCGtgtgcagcggggcacggctGTGCGCACCCCCACACCCACTGACACCCCAACACCCACTGACAGCCCCCGGcacaacacccccccacacaccccccccccccccgcacaaCACGCGCACAGCGCCCGGCCCCAAggcacccacggcacccaccTGCACCCTCACAGCACCCCGAGCACACCCCACTGCAGCACCCCACGgcagcaccccacagcaccccacggcaccccactgcaccccacGGCACCCCACTGCAGCACCCCACGGCACCCCACGGCACCCCACGGCACCCCACCTACACCCTCAGCTACACCCTGCCCCAACACCCCACCGACCTCccgccccagcaccccacctacaccccccagcaccccccctgcaccccccaacacccccccccccccgccccgacccCTCCGCGCTCGGTACCGGCTCCGCTCCCCGAGCGGTCCCGAGTGGTCCCGAGCGGACCCGAACGGCCCCGAGCGGACCCGAACGGCCCCGAGCGGACCCGAGCGGCTCCGCCCCGGAACGGGCCGGGACCGgccggagcggggctggggggggggggcgggaccGGGGACCCCCGTGGGACACCCCCACCCGGGacatcccccccccgcccaggccACCCTATAGATAGTCGTTAATCCCCGTTAATGAGATGATCCTCATTAGCTGCTGAGGgccaggggcggggggggtggggtgggggggcggcttgcacacgcgtgtgcaggCACGCGTGGGAGTGGACACAGCCTCGCGCCCGGCGGGGTGGATGAGCGTGTGCGCTTGCACGCGCGTGTGCACAGCCCCAGCCGGGGCGGGGCTGTGCACACGCGCgtgcaagcacacacacacacaccgcTGGTGCCCGTGTCggtgcacacgcgtgtgcacgcGCCCACGTGCAAATTTCCACGCACACGGACGCGCAGGCGTATGCAATGGGGCTGGCTGTCACTTctctgtgtgtccccccaccaGCGTGGGGACCTGTCACCTCTCCTGCACCAGCCTGTGGCCGTTTGCACGCACGTGTGCACCTGGCCCAGcggggactgggagcactgggagcactgggatccCCCCCCCGGGTGCCACTCAGGCTCCGGTCCCCAAGTGTCCCCGGGGGAGATGGgatggggaccctggggacatCCCGGGGCACTGGGTggctctgggggtgctggggggccctggggagACCCCGAGGCTCTGGGGGGTCCCAAGGGTGTGGGGACAGGGTGACACCTGGTGGCACCACGTGGTGTGGCACCTAGGTCCCTGGGTGACCTGGGGAGGGGACAATCGTGCCCTCGAGTGGGTGCCCGCACCCCCAGGGGGGGTATGACTGTGTCCCCAGGGTGCCGATTGCATCCCTGAGGGGTGACAGCATCCCCGGGGGTGACCACGTCCCCAGGGGGGTGACAGCATCCCCAGGGGGGTGACAGTGTCCCCAGGGGGATAGGACCACGTCCCCAAGGGGAATGACCGCGTCCCTAGAGGGGTTCACCGTGTCCCCACGGCTCTGACGatgtccctggggggggggcaaccATGTCCCCAGGGGGGTTTCCATGTCCCCAGGGGGGTGACAAACAGGCAGAGCCGGGTGACAGTGCTCCGCTTTATTTACAGGCtctcggggtggggggtgacCGTCCCGTCCCTGTGGGGGTCCAGGCACTGGCACGAGGGGACTGGGGGGTCCCACCCCCCCGGGAGAGCAAAGACGTACAAATAAATAcaaccagaagaaaaacatcagctGGTAAATCTTgtcccagtacctcccagtacctcccagtaGCCCTGCGAGAGGGCTGGTTCTGCACCCAACTGTCCCTGCAGCGGGACAGGTCCCTTGAAGGAGACAGGGAGGGGACaccgtgtgcccccccccaaatccctgtgTCCCCTCCGCAGCCCCCGGACGGgactgggtgctgggggtgtccCGGGGTGCCCTTCACCACGGGGTGGGAGTCACGGCGTCACGTCCCCGGCGTCACAGCGTGAAGATCTCATCCTCGGCGTCCCGGAGGGCGGCCACCCGCGGGGTCCTGGTGAGGGGCCGGGGACCGAGGCGGGGGCCACGCGATGCCGGCGGGCCCTTGGcatcggggctgggggtgccttCGCCCTCGGTGGTGCTGCAGGGGACGCAGCGGGGTGGCAGTGAGGGGCGTCCCTGCCACCCGCCAAACCCACTCTCCAAAAGACCCCGTTTTGCCCCAAAAGGGGAGGCGGGACGGGCACGCTCACCCTGTGCTGCCGGCACGAAGCCGttgtgccgccgccgccgccttgGAGCGCCCGATCTCGGCGTCGAGCTGCCGCAGGAAATCGGTGGCCGAGAGGTCGTGGCGGGACAGGACGGGGGCGGCCGGGGTGTCCCCCGGGGGGACGGGCGCATCCTGGTCCTCGGGGCAGGGTCCTCCCGGCGTCACCGGCGCGGGGATGAGGAGGGTGGGCTTGAGGAAGATGGTGTCCGAGGTGTAGAGGCGGTTGGCACGCTTGATCTGCTCCATCTGCCGGGGACgggacagggatgggatggggatggggatgggatgggaatgggatgggaatggggatggggatggggatggggatggggatgggatgggatggggatggggatggggacggggatggggatggggatgggatggggacggggatggggacggggatggggacggggatggggacggggatggggacggggatggggaagaggacggggatggggacggggatggggacggggatggggacggggatggggaagaggacggggatggggacggggagaAGGGCCGGGGTGGGATGAGGACAGAGATGAGGATGGCCCGGGGATGGGGCCGGGGACAGGAGGGGGCAGGGATCGGGCCCGCCgtgctgcccccccgcccctccccggcgATCCTGCCCCGCGGCCTCCCGCACCCCTGCGGGTCCCCCCGCTCCTGGCCCCACGGCACTCCCGGGCCCCGTGGCCGCTCACCGTCACCCCGTAGCGCAGCGCCAGCCCCGGCAGCGTGTCCCCGGGCTCCAGGCGGTGCTCCCGGGCGGACGCCCCCgctcccccgctccccgccgccatGGCGGGACGGCCCCGCTCAGTCCCGGCCCCCGCCAGCGCGGGGGGGGCCTCATGCGAACAGCCGCGGCCCGGGCGGGGGGACCGGCCCAGGGCCCCGGCGCTGCGACCGCCGTTCACGGGGGCGGgctcggccccgccgccgcgcccgggCGCCCCCGGGCCCCGGTAAGACCGGAGAggccaggcccggcccggccgccctcGCGGAGGCCTCTGGGAAGTGTAGTTCGATACGGGGGGGAGGTGGGGCTTGCAGCCCCCTCGGGCAGTGATGCCGCCATAACACCCCCCCAGATCGGGGTCCTTCCCGGCCCCCCGGCCCCTGACGCCGCCCCGGTTCCTGCCCCCAGGGGGGGTTCTCTGCCGCCCCCCCCACGCTCCGGCGGGGGACGGAGCCGCGGAACTACAACTCCCGTCATGCCGCGGGGCTACGGCCGCCTGCGGACACGACGTATCCGCCCGTCCCGCCTCTCGCGCTCTCTAATTGGTCATCGCTCCCGCGCGCAGCCCGCTGGGAAAAGCGACCCGGAAGCTGGGCGGAAGAGGGGGCGGTTCCCATAGTAACCGCAGGGGCCGCCATGTCCTTCAAGCGGGAGGGGGACGATCCCGGTCAGCT
Protein-coding sequences here:
- the LYSMD1 gene encoding lysM and putative peptidoglycan-binding domain-containing protein 1; this translates as MAAPAAAVAPRHDGSCSSAAPSPAGAWGGRQRTPPGGRNRGGVRGRGAGKDPDLGGCYGGITARGGCKPHLPPVSNYTSQRPPRGRPGRAWPLRSYRGPGAPGRGGGAEPAPVNGGRSAGALGRSPRPGRGCSHEAPPALAGAGTERGRPAMAAGSGGAGASAREHRLEPGDTLPGLALRYGVTMEQIKRANRLYTSDTIFLKPTLLIPAPVTPGGPCPEDQDAPVPPGDTPAAPVLSRHDLSATDFLRQLDAEIGRSKAAAAAQRLRAGSTGTTEGEGTPSPDAKGPPASRGPRLGPRPLTRTPRVAALRDAEDEIFTL